AATACATAATTGTCGGCACCGCTGGCCATGTGGATCATGGAAAAACGGTGCTGGTTCGCGCTCTTACGGGAGTGGATACCGACCGGCTTAAGGAAGAGAAGGAGCGCGGCATCTCCATTGAGCTCGGCTTTGCCCCCTTGGTGCTTCCCAGTGGCCGGCGGGTCGGTTTGGTGGATGTGCCCGGCCACGAGCGCTTTATCCGGCATATGCTGGCCGGAGTGGCCGGTATCGATCTGGTGCTAATGG
This window of the Clostridia bacterium genome carries:
- a CDS encoding GTP-binding protein translates to MTSSQEQYIIVGTAGHVDHGKTVLVRALTGVDTDRLKEEKERGISIELGFAPLVLPSGRRVGLVDVPGHERFIRHMLAGVAGIDLVLMVVAADEGVMPQTREHLDILNLLQVKRGLVAITKIDLVDEEWLALVEEDVR